Genomic segment of Sinorhizobium meliloti:
CGCGCTGCATGGCCGATTATCAGGCGCGGATCTCCGGGCCGCTGATGGATCGCATCGATATCCGCGTCGACGTCCCGGCCGTCAGCGCCGCCGACTTGATCCGCCCCGGCACATCCGAGCCGAGCGCCGCCGTCGCCCGCCGCGTCGCCCGCGCCCGCGAGCTGCAGAGAGACCGCTTCGCCGGCCTCGGTCATCCCGAGCTGACGAGCAACGCCCGCTCATCGACGACGATGATCGAAAAGATCGCCGAGCCCGACGCCGCCGGCCTGCAGCTTCTGCGCGACGCGGCGGAGAAGATGAGATTTTCGGCGCGCGGCTACCACCGGGTGCTGAAGGTCGCCCGCACCCTCGCCGACCTCGACGAGGCGCCGACGGTCGGCCGCATCCATCTCGCCGAAGCGATCTCCTACAGGGTGGCGGGAGAGAGACTGCCCGTCGCCGCGTAAGGGGCCGACGTCGATGGAAAAGCCGTCACCCTATGGGCGGGAGAGGCCGGGCAAAGGGCCGAAAGTTCGATTTGATTTCATTTCGACGGAGGAGAAGGGAGCTGCGGGTTTGCCGCGAGTCCCTCCGCCCCGCCAGCGGGGAGAAGGTGGCCGGCAGGCCGATCAGGGGCGCTCGCCGGCGCCTCCGGCGCTACGCTCCCAATCCCTCGAACAGCACCGTCGAAAGATACCGTTCGGCAAAGGACGGTATGATCACGACGATATTCTTGCCGGCATTTTCCCCGCGCTGTCCCACCTCTATCGCCGCCTGGAGCGCGGCACCGGCGGAGATGCCGACCGGCACGCCTTCGAGTCTCGCGACGAGCCGCGCCGCCTCTATGGCCTCGCCGGCATTTACCGTGACGACTTCGTCATAGACGCTCGTGTCGAGGATCGCCGGTGCGAAACCCGCGCCGATACCCTGGATCTTGTGCGGACCCGGGGCGCCGCCGGAAAGGATAGGGGATTCTTCGGGCTCGACGGCGATCACCTTGACCGACGGCTTGCGGGCTTTAAGCACCTGGCCGGCACCGGTGATGGTGCCGCCGGTGCCGATGCCGGACACGAGGATGTCGACTGCGCCTTCCGTGTCGTTCCAGATCTCCTCGGCGGTCGTCGTGCGGTGGATTTCCGGATTGGCCGGGTTTTCGAACTGCTGCGGAATGATCGCGTCGGGCAGCGTCTCGGTGAGTTCCTGGGCCTTGGCGATTGCGCCCTTCATGCCCTTGGCGCCTTCCGTCAGCACCAGTTCGGCGCCGAGAAGCGTCAGCATCTTGCGGCGCTCGACCGACATCGTCTCGGGCATGGTGAGGATCAGCCTGTAGCCCTTGGCGGCCGCGACGAAGGCGAGTGCTATGCCCGTATTGCCCGAAGTCGGCTCTACCAGCGTCGTACGGCCGGGCGTGATCTTCCCTTGCGCCTCGAGCGATTCGATCATCGCGACGCCGATGCGGTCCTTGACGGAGCCGATCGGGTTGAAGAATTCGAGCTTGGCGAGCAGGTTCGCCTTCACGCCCTTTTCCTTG
This window contains:
- the cysK gene encoding cysteine synthase A, with product MPEARKPGRGRVFSSITETIGDTPIVRLDKLAKEKGVKANLLAKLEFFNPIGSVKDRIGVAMIESLEAQGKITPGRTTLVEPTSGNTGIALAFVAAAKGYRLILTMPETMSVERRKMLTLLGAELVLTEGAKGMKGAIAKAQELTETLPDAIIPQQFENPANPEIHRTTTAEEIWNDTEGAVDILVSGIGTGGTITGAGQVLKARKPSVKVIAVEPEESPILSGGAPGPHKIQGIGAGFAPAILDTSVYDEVVTVNAGEAIEAARLVARLEGVPVGISAGAALQAAIEVGQRGENAGKNIVVIIPSFAERYLSTVLFEGLGA